The Pan paniscus chromosome 1, NHGRI_mPanPan1-v2.0_pri, whole genome shotgun sequence genome has a segment encoding these proteins:
- the LOC117979649 gene encoding large ribosomal subunit protein eL22-like, which yields MASVKKPVVKGGKKKKQVLKFTLECTHPVEDGIMDAANFEQFLQERIKVNGKAENLGGGMATIERSKSKINVTSEVPFSKKYFKYLTKTYMKNNLRDWLLLVTNSKDSYKLRYFQINQDKEEENED from the coding sequence ATGGCTTCTGTGAAAAAGCCTGTGGTGAAGGGGGgcaaaaaaaagaagcaggttCTGAAGTTCACTCTTGAATGCACTCACCCCGTAGAAGATGGAATCATGGATGCTGCCAATTTTGAGCAGTTTTTGCAAGAAAGGATCAAAGTGAACGGAAAAGCTGAGAACCTTGGTGGAGGGATGGCGACCATTGAAAGGAGTAAGAGCAAGATCAACGTGACATCCGAGGTGCCTTTCTCCAAAAAGTATTTCAAATATCTCACCAAAACATATATGAAGAATAATTTACGTGATTGGTTGCTCCTAGTTACTAACAGCAAAGATAGCTACAAATTACGTTACTTCCAGATTAACCAGGAcaaagaggaggaaaatgaggatTAA